The DNA window CTGTCGTTATGTGGACGGTTGTTAAATCTGGTGGTTGGTAGGGGGAAGTCGTTTTCTCAGGGTCTTTCATTTGCCGGTATCCACTTCTCCGTGGCGGTCATAGATTGAAGGACGGGAGAAAACAACTTCTAAGACCTTGTGTGTGGATGTCGGCCTACTTCTTTTCAGTCAATTCGACCTGTAGTCTGACAGATTCCTCATGAATGGTAGAGAGAATCTTGCTCATGAATTCCTCGTCGACACCGGCTGCTGCTGCTGTCTTCACACGGGTGTGCATGATGTCGCCGTAACGTCCGGGCTGCACGATAGGCATGTTGTGGTTCTTTTTGTATTTACCGATTTCGCGCGAGATGTTCATACGCTTTGCAAGTATTTCGACGAGGTCGTTGTCAAGCTGGTCGATCTGACGGCGGAGCTGCGCGAGGCTTTCGGTAGGTACAGGTGCGTCGCGGTAGACGAGGTTGTCGAGTATGACACCGAGCACTTCAGGGGTTATCTGCTGGTTCTTGTCGCTCCACGCACAGTCCGGATTGCAGTGGCTTTCGATGATCAGGCCGTCGAAGCCCATGTCGAGTGCCTGCTGCGAGAGCGAAGCGATGAGTTCGCGTTTGCCTCCGATGTGGCTGGGATCGCAGATTATGGGAATCTGCGGGTAGCGTATGCGGAGTTCGAGGGGGATGCGCCACTGGGGATGGTTGCGGTAGATGTGTTCGCCGTAAGTGCTGAATCCACGGTGGATTACGCCCAGACGGGTGATGCCGGCGTTGTAGAGGCGTTCGAGCGCTCCGATCCACAGTTCAAGATCGGGGTTGACAGGATTCTTTACAAGCACGGGGATGTCGCGTCCGCTTTCGCGGAGCACGTCGGCGATTTCCTGCATGGCGAAGGGATTGGCCGATGTGCGCGCTCCGATCCACAGAAGGTCAAGGTCATATTCGAGGGCGGCTTCGACGTGGCCTCGGTTGGCGACTTCGGTTGCGATTTTCATGCCGGTCTCCTCACGAACTTTGTTGAGCCATGCGAGGCCGGGGACGCCGACACCTTCGAACCCTCCGGGTTTTGTGCGGGGTTTCCAGATTCCGGCGCGATATATCTTTACTCCCGAACGCAAGAGTTCGCGTGCGGTCTGCATGACTTGTTCCTCTGTCTCGGCGCTGCATGGGCCTGAAATTATAATCGGTTTGGTGAGTTCCACTCCGTCGATTGCGAGCGGTTTGATATTTTCCATAAGATATATGTATTGTCTATGTATAAGTTACTTATTTTCCGTTGAGTTTTTTGATGCGGTCGAGTGCTTCGTTCATGCGCTCTTCCGTCGCGCAGAGAGAGATGCGGATATATCTTTCGCCGTTAGAGCCGAAGATGAAGCCGGGTGTCAGGAACACTTTGGCCTCGTGGAGCAGACGGTCGGCGAGAGCTTCGGATGTGACTGCGGGGTCATTTATTTTACCCCACAGGAACAATCCGCTCTGGGTTGGGTCGAATGTGCATCCGAGTTCATCCATGATTTTTTCGGCGACTTTCCGGCGTGAGGCATAGACGGCGTTGACTTCGTCGTGCCAGCTCTTGTCGGCCTCAAGAGCTTTGGCGGCTGCAAGCATGAGGGGTTTGAACTGGCCTGAGTCAATGTTGCTTTTGACTTTGAGTATCCATGATATGAACGTCTGGTTCGATGCGGCCATGCCTACGCGCCATCCGGGCATGTTGTGGCTCTTGCTGAGAGAGTTCATTTCGATGGCTATCTCCTTTGCGCCATCCACCTGCATGATGCTCATGGGGTTGTCGTTGAGGATGAAGGAGTAGGGATTGTCGTTGACGATGACGATGCCGTGTTTCTTACCGAAGGCTATGGCTTTTTCGAATGTCTCCATGCGTGCCCTTGCGCCGGTGGGCATGTGGGGATAGTTGAGCCACATGAGTTTTATGCGGTCGAGCGGCAATTTTTCCAAGGCTTCGAAATCGGGTTGCCATCCGCTTTCCTCGACAAGGTCATAGTTGAAGATTTCAGCGCCTACAAGTTTGCTGATTGAGGAATAGGTCGGATAGCCGGGGTTGGGGACGAGTACTCCGTCGCCCGGATTGAGGAAGGCAAGGGAGATGTGGGTCACACCCTCTTTTGAACCGATCAGCGGCTGAATTTCCGATTTCGGGTCGAGGTCTACGTCATACCATTTCCTGTACCATTTGGCAAAACCTTCGCGGAGTTCGGGCACACCGACATGTGGCTGATAACCGTGGTTTGACGGGCAGTTGAGTGCGTCGGTCATAGCGTCGATGACGCTATGGTGTGGCGGGCGGTCAGGACCGCCTATGCCGAGCGACACGACATCTTCGCCGGCGGCTTTCATAGCGGCCACTTCCTTAAGTTTTGTCGAAAAGTAGTATTCCTTTATATTTTCAACTCGTTGTGAGGGCTTGATTTCCATGAGTCTGTTGGTGAGGGGTTAAGCGTGGGTTATCTTGGCTTCGGCATATTCGCCGAGTATCTTGAGGTCTTTGATGAGCGGACGCACGGCTTCGATGGCCTGATGGTAGCGCACGAGGCTGTCGAATGTCACATCGACATAGAATCTGTATTCCCATTCGCGTCCTACAATCGGGGTTGATTGTATTTTTGAGAGGTTGATGTCGTAGAACGAAAGGATTGTCAGCACCTTTGACAGCGCTCCGTGTGTGTGGGGGAGTGTGAAGACTATTGAAGCCTTGTCGATGTCACGTTCGGCAGGCCCGATTTCTGATGCGAGCAACGGGTCGGCTATTATGAGGAAGCGCGTGAAATTGCGTTTATTGGTCTCGATACCCTTTTCAAGTATGTTTAGACCATAGAGCGAGGCTGCATATTCTCCGCAGACGGCTGCATGGCCTTCAAGATTGTCGGTCGCGATTTCTTTGGCACTTCCTGCGGTGTCAAGGCGCTCCACGATTTTGAGATTCGGATGGCGGCGCAGGAACTGTTCGCACTGCATCAGGGCCATCGGGTGGGAGTTGACTTCCGAAAGGTCGTCGATAGACTGTCCCGGAAGCGCGGCGAGTACGTGTGAGATCCTCAGTTTCAGTTCGCCGATTATCCTCAGATTGCTCTGGCGCAGCAATTCGTGGTTTTGCAGAAGACTTCCGGCAATAGTGTTTTCGATTGCCACTATTCCAAGCAGTGATGCGTCGGTCGCGAGCGTTTCAAACATGGCAGGAAATGTCTCGCATTCAATGGTCTGTATGTCATCTTCGCTGAAATAGAGGTGGGCTGCTGCGTCGTGGTAGCACCCGGCCACTCCTTGGATGGTAATCTTTTTCATTGTCGTAGTCATTTGACAGTAGTTAAAATATACGGTCTTATAATTTTGTTCAGTTCTATGTCACTAAAATAAAAAATCCCGTTCATTGACGAACGGGATTTTTATGATGGAAATATTTTGCAATCATAATGAAAAATCTACGCATGCAAATCCCGTTCTTATTTTTTGTCAAAATAAAAATAATAAAAAAACGGATATGCGTAAAATCGTGTCATTTTTTCAAAATATTCTTGCGTTTACTTTAAAATTTATGTTGCAAAGGTATATATTATTTACGGAATGACAAATTTATTTCAGAAAAAAATAAAATTGGCTCTTGAAGGATTCCACTGAGAAGTGCAATTGCTCTGTCATCACTCTTAATCACGGGACGGTCGTTGTATCTCGTCGTTGGAAATATTACAACCTAAGATTTGAATCTTTCGTAAAAAATACATCGCAGAAAAATCACAAAAAATCAGCTTCGGATTTGGAAAATCGCCAAAAACTTTCTACCTTTGCAGCGCTTTAGAGAGACATCCGTGTACTCTTTGGGCAAATAGGATTGTCTTATGGTGTAATGGTAGCACTGCAGTTTTTGGTTCTGCCTGTCTTGGTTCGAATCCAGGTAAGACAACGTTTTTAGTCGCTAAATCGCTGAAAATCAGAGATTTAGTGGCTTTTCTTTTGCCAATTTTGTCTCCTGTAGGACTCCACATTGCTTGGCGTGGATGGAATCGGAGTAAATGCCGGGAGTCATATTATGGTTATTTAGCCATGCGCTCGTATGTATCTATTTTTCCGTCAATGATTTTGATACGTGTTTTGCCCGGCCACCCCATATCTGAATATAAGACAACATACCAACCGTCGCCACTCGGTTCTATACCATATACCTTGGACTCTCCGTCTGACCCCGGTCTTGAATCCTGCATCATGGTTCTCAAAGCATAAAAGGCATAACAAGGACCATCATTCTGACAATCAAAATCGTAGTCTTCCTGAAGTTTCTTTAAAGCGTTGTCCGTGAAATATATCTCAGGCTTGTCATTCACATCCGCATCGATTGCAAACACGAATTTATTATAAACGTTGTTTACCAAATCGGTGTATTCAGCAATGTCTGTGTCAGTTCCTTTTTCCGTCAGATTGTGCTTGAAACGTAGGTCTGTGGCATTTTCGGCATTTGCTCCATAAGCGGGATTTATTGCGATGCAGAAAGCATAAAAGATGTATTTGTGGAATCTCATTTTAGTTCTATTTAAGGTGGTGTGATAAAAGAATAGAGCCGGGCGTGACTTCCGGCTTTATATTGGCTTCGGATAAAAGAAAAGTGCTCTCAAAAGTCCGTTTTTGGCTACTTTTTTGTCTTTATTTTGTAATTCGCTGAGAATCAGCGAATATTGCGGAAGGGCAGGGGCGTGCTTCTCCGCTGTAAATGCAACTATATCAAATAGTTGGATGTTCAATGTTTTTGTCAGTGCCGTTTTAGTGCCAAAGTTTACAACTCGGACTTTGGACTCCGAAAGCCTGTCTCCACAGGCAATGTCCAATCACTATTTCAAAATTAGTCGATTTGTCTCATACTTGCAAGACCGGGAGTTCGATTTAATAATTTCTAACAGAGTCTCGCGCATTTCTTAAATCTGACTTGTGGGTACATATTTTTCTATATCAACATCCGGAAGTTTACTGCCATTTGCCCTTACATCCTTGATAAAAGCATCTATCTCGACCTTGCTCATTTTCTTTCGTATATATGCGTAATATAGGAAATCCAATGTGGTCAGATATGTTATCTGATTTTGGCTGCAATATTCCTTTATATCTTTAAGGTTGCTGCTGCCAAGCACATCCTGATTGTCACGACAATATACCATACATGCACTCTCTCCCTTGCCTAACAGCAAAGTTGAGCGAAGTCGGGCATACTCAAGCCGGGATTCTCCCTTAGGGGCGAACGTCACATTGGCAATACGAGCGGATAGAAATTTCAGAGTGTTGTCAATCTGTGTCTTCGTAGCCTTATTGACAGTCACTTCGTCATAAACCACATCCAGTATGATATACTGATATTCCGGGAATATATCAAGCAGCAGGCTGAACTGTCCGGCCTTGACAAAGTGAATGATTACATCGGCGTCAAGTACGATTTTAGTCTTCGCTGTCATTTATGCCGATTTTATGTAACAGTTCTATATAATGGCCTTCGGAAATCTTTTCCTCATCGAAAAGCCGTCTTGCCATCTCACCGAAATTTCCGATTACAAGATTTTCATTGCCCGGCTCATATAAGGTGGTGTCATAGCCGTATTCCCTTGCAGTCTTCTTTACCGGATATTGCAGATAAAGGTCTCTCTCGTTTCGGTCAATAAGTCTGAGGTCAAAAAGCCGATTGAGAGCAGCGGAATGTGACACCGAAAAATAATGCTCTATTCTCAGCACCGAGGCCAACGACACATGCCCTGACATCAGCTCATTGTCCGGAATCATCTGTCTTACACCGTCTGCCGGCATAAGGAACATCAGGGCAAAAGCATCCGCACATTGCTCTGCATCACTTTTCTTTCCATCGGCAGAACAGTTATGCGGCATCGGATTCGGATCCACATACAGATGATAGAGTTCATGGGCAATTGTGAAATGTTGACGGCATTTCGGCTGGTTGGAATTGATGAGCATAAACCGTCTGTCACCGCTTTTCAGACTCATGCCTGAGAAGTTATCAGACAACGGACGATAAACAGTAAGCACATTCAATTTCAAAAGCAGACTTTTGAGATTGACCGCCTCGGCATCACTCAGTCCCGCCATCTGACGAAACCGTGACACCTGATTCTCCACGAGATTTAATAATGCAGCTTTCATCGAGCCTCTATCGCCTCCATCTTCAAATAAGACTTCACAATATCTTTGAAGCGCATGATTTCAGCCGCATCATCGGCTGTCATACCGTCAAGACGGAAAGCCGATGCAAGAATCATGGCATCGACATTCTCGTTTTCTTCAAACAATACAGCCATATCGCAACCGAAAAAGTCGCTTGCTTTCTCGATTACATCGTATGGCACCTCCCTGTCGCCCGACTCATAGTTGCTGTATGCCGACCTCGTTACGCCGAGAGCCTGCGCGATCTCATCCTGTGTGTATCGGGCTGTTTCCCTGAGTTTCTTTATGTTGCGGGCTATTATCTTATCCATATCTGTTTGCTTTCGTGTGGCAAAGTTAATAAATAATTCTCATATAATAACGTTTTGCCACACTGAAATGTTGCGTTGGAATATCACAAACGCTTTGATTCAGACTATCGAAAGCGACGAGAGACGGAGCGGTTTTCCGTGTTGTCGGCGTTATGCCGTCAAAAGGTGACTGTGCAGGCACTGACACCAGTTGACCGCAGATAGTTCGAGGCTATTTTGGCACTAAAACCATGATGTTGATTCTTAGTGCCATTTTAGTGCCAAAACTTTGTCTGAAATGGTCTTTTCTTGGTCTGGATTCGGTCTTGAGCACGGCCCCGGATTGGCTTAACACAGTAATAGCCGCTACCGCTTCCGAGGGCGACGAGAAGGCGAAGCCTCCCAACGTGAAAAGCATCACGAAAAGCCGGGCAGTTCTTAATGGGGAGAAAAACGAGCAAAGCTGGACGGAAGCCCATGCCGACCGAACCACTATCGAAGACGACACGGAAAAACAGAACATCAACGCCGAAGCGAAGGAAGATACCGACACCAAGACAGAGGAAAAGCCGAAGTCCACAATTTGGGATTGGCTATATTTGGCAGTCATCGGCGGGTTCAGCGTTTATGCGATAATTATCGGCGTAAAGGTAGCGATAAAGATACACCGGGCCGCAAAAGGTAAATAAACGAATAGAGCCGGGAGCCGGGCGGGGCTTCCGGCTTTATATTGGCCCCTGATAAAAGAAAAGTACCTTCAAAAGTCCGTCTTCGGGTACTTTTTCGGGTACTTATTTTATAAGTCGCTGATAATAAGCGAATATTGCGGAAGGACAGGGTTAATCCTGAAATTCACAATAAAATATTGATAACCAGTGAATTCGCATATTGCAATTTCTGGAAAAATCACATTGTATGCACAAGTTGTGACATAAAATCACATTTTGCATCACAAAATTAGCTATAAAATTTGAATTTTAAGACCTATTATTTCATCAAAATTTGAATTTTAAGCCTCTCAAAAGCCCTATAAGTGTTAAATAAAGTTAATAAATAAGGCGATCACCCTGCTTTTACACAAGAATGACCGCCCTGCCAGGCAAGAAAGAAAGTTGTTCAAATTAGCCAAGGATTTTCGTTAGGGTCATAACTTCTCTGAAAAGTCTCCAATGCCCAGTCCACTTTAGGGGCACACGAATCATGCTCCCTCTTTCTCGGCAACTGAGGATTGATCTTGAACTTCGAGGCATTGTAGAGCCACTGTATCGAGTCCTCATAGGCCCAACGCCGTGTCTCAGGAATATTGGTGGCAGAAATGATCGAATGAAGATGATATAGGGCGATACGGCTTAGGTGGGCCACGATATTTGCATTTCTCGGATCATCCCTTGTAATATTCACACCATCCACCAGCTCATCCGGGTTAGGATTCAGGACTGGATAGAAAACAGTGCCTTCTGCTACGACATAATCAAAAACACCTTCTGAATAATCGTACTCCAGCTCTTCTGAATATTCTCCGATAAGACCCCAACGATCATCTTCCTCTGGAGTCAATACAATCTCATCGGCCGGCAAATCAGGGATAGGCTCTTGCTCATCCTCATTGACTTCTCCACCGCCCTCTTCCTCTTCATTTTGCAAAGAGATTTCTGGGTCGTCATCAGGTAATGGCTCTATGGGCTCCGGCTCTTCAGGCTGGGGTTCGGGATCTTCTATCGGCTCTTCAGTTTCCGGCTCTCCAAGGAACTGATAGAATTGCTCATTAAAAGAGCAAACTTGATCTTTCTCCCATTCCATATTGGGTTCCCAAGGAATAATCTCAGCTTCACGCCACGCTTTTACACCTGGCATGTGTATATCCCCCTTCTCAAAACCATGAGGAATCATACACTGCCAGTATTCAGTGCCAAATTTCACGATTTCGCCCTTGGGGTACATCCTAAGCTGGGAATACTTATGCGCATGGTCAATTAACCTGGGATCAACAAAATCAACCACCTGACGCCAGTATTCAAGTTTTGTCGGCTTCTTATAGCCATTGATACGCATCAGGGTTTTGAAAATCTCCTCATCCTTCTTAATCCAAGTATTTACCGGATAAGAAACATAAGGACTATACTCGCGGATGTTTTTACCCACTGCCAGTACCTTTTCTATTTCATAATACTGGTCGAGATATTCCAGCATTTGCATCTCGGCACGTTGCTCGGCTTGTGGAAAACGCTCTGGAACGTCTCGGATAAGCTGCTTCATGTGCTCTTCAGTAGCAATGCAGCAGTAATCCTTATTTGTCAGAAAACGATGATATGCCATATTATTTTGTACTGTTTTATTTATTAATAGTCAAAATCACCATATACAGTGTCGTTTGAGTCGATAGTGGTTACAATCTCTGTAGATGCAGTTTTATATTGGGAATAATACTGACTCAAATAGTATATCATCGCATAATCAAAACAGTCTGAGAAGTGCCCCATCGTTCAACGCGCTCACCATTATCATTCAATACTTTCTTCTTTTCCTTGGTGCCATCCGGGTTCTTTTTCTGATATACGAAGTCCTCAATCAGTTTATGACAACGTGCATCAATATAAACCTTCCAGCCTTTGAAATTTTGTAACAGTTCATTGATAAACTCCAATCGAGTAATCATTGCCGGCTGCTTGCTCAATAGCTGAATCTTTGGCTTCAGTACGGCGTTTGTCATATTCTTATTGGCGATTGTGAAGTTATTGACTCCCTCTTCAGTTTGAGTAGAGCGAGACAATCCAGCAGGGTCTCCAGTCAATAATACACCACCAATATGACCGTCCGCTACAAGCTGAGAGGCAATCCAGCGAGTGAATGAAGGAGTGTTGTTTCTCTTATCTTTGGGATAGCCGACATATTCAGGAAAGACACACACAATCTTATTGTCGTAATCAATCTGGATAGGAAGGCAACTCATATATGGATTGACATTGAAGTCAAAACTGAGGATGAGAGGCTTCATCGGATTGTAAGATTGTTCCCTAAGATTATGCACAAGATGCGTGTCGCCATCAAAATTCCAATATGCTGCCATTTTGTTACTGGTGGTAAATAGCCAGTTACCATAGAGCAGACGGTCTCGGTCAGCTTTATTACGAAGTTTGCTCAACTTATTGTAGTAGATAGCTCGGAATTGCTCATTAGGATTGTCGAAAAGACTGAATGGAATATAGCGATAACCAGACTGAAGTTCCACCGGATCTCCATCATCTGTCATTACAAAGGTAGAGCGCACCCATGTCAAACAAGGATTTGTTGACATAAACAATTTACCCACAATAAAGGTCTCTGCTATCTTATAACGAATACGGGAAGCCAATACCTCCACAGCCTTCTCAGAGACCTCAGAAACCTCATCTATGAAGCCTCCAGTGATTTCCAAAGAACCAAGGGAGTTGAAATCAGGGTCTTGAGGGCTTGGAGTCAAGTCCATTGCTATGATTTCAGAACCATTCCAAAACGTAATTACATAAGTCACGTTATTGACGTGGTAATGAATATCTTTCTTTAATCCCCATGAATTAAGTACATCATTCAGTGTTTTCCAAGTGGTTTCCAGAAGAGTCTTACGGACCTTACGAGCAACCACCATGCGAATACCGGGGAATTGAATACAACTACATACAAGCCAACAGCAGCCGATGTAAGACTTACCACCACCGGCAGAACCGCCACCCAAGACTTGTTCAGGAATGTCTGTATTGCCACATTGCACACATGTAGCTCTATAAACCTGATGTCCTTTGCTGTCAAATCCATTTGGCCGCATAGCGAGCTTACCCCCACACTTATCACAATGGTTAGGTTGCAGGGCGTTCCAAAGCTCATATTGTCTTGCGGAAGGTTTGAATGTTATTTTGAGACCTCTTGGTCGTTCTAATCTTGCCATTATTAAGATACTTTTCTCAATAATAGTCCGATAACTAAAAAGAGCTACGGTATAGTTACTACTCCATAGCTCTTAATAAATTTATTCTTAACAATTCGTATCGATTGCTGAAACATCATTACCACTGCTGGGAACAATCTGTTTTGTTTTCTCCAAAGGGATATATTTTATAGGTACAGATTGCTTAGGTTCGCGTCTGCCGCATTTTTCAGGATCACATTGTTCATTGCCAAATTCCCTACGACAGAACCATGTTTTGAAAAAATCACGTTCTCGCTCTAAATCCGCAATTCGTTTCGTATAAACAATCTCTTGCTGAGTCCTTGCCAACAAATCTCGCTGTACGTCTCGCAGTCTATCTGTTTGCTTATCAAATCGTTCCTCCCAGTCTTTAATATCTTGCTGATGTCGATCTTCTTTGTCGGCATTCATCCTGAGCAATTCGTTTATGCGCTCATCCTTGAACTTAACATGCTCACGCTCGGCTTCAAGCTGTTCTTTCCAGATATTCCATTCATCGGCCTTGCTCTCAACCTTTGCCTTACTGACGTTTGCCTCTGCTAAAG is part of the Duncaniella dubosii genome and encodes:
- a CDS encoding bifunctional 3-deoxy-7-phosphoheptulonate synthase/chorismate mutase type II, producing MENIKPLAIDGVELTKPIIISGPCSAETEEQVMQTARELLRSGVKIYRAGIWKPRTKPGGFEGVGVPGLAWLNKVREETGMKIATEVANRGHVEAALEYDLDLLWIGARTSANPFAMQEIADVLRESGRDIPVLVKNPVNPDLELWIGALERLYNAGITRLGVIHRGFSTYGEHIYRNHPQWRIPLELRIRYPQIPIICDPSHIGGKRELIASLSQQALDMGFDGLIIESHCNPDCAWSDKNQQITPEVLGVILDNLVYRDAPVPTESLAQLRRQIDQLDNDLVEILAKRMNISREIGKYKKNHNMPIVQPGRYGDIMHTRVKTAAAAGVDEEFMSKILSTIHEESVRLQVELTEKK
- a CDS encoding pyridoxal phosphate-dependent aminotransferase, producing the protein MEIKPSQRVENIKEYYFSTKLKEVAAMKAAGEDVVSLGIGGPDRPPHHSVIDAMTDALNCPSNHGYQPHVGVPELREGFAKWYRKWYDVDLDPKSEIQPLIGSKEGVTHISLAFLNPGDGVLVPNPGYPTYSSISKLVGAEIFNYDLVEESGWQPDFEALEKLPLDRIKLMWLNYPHMPTGARARMETFEKAIAFGKKHGIVIVNDNPYSFILNDNPMSIMQVDGAKEIAIEMNSLSKSHNMPGWRVGMAASNQTFISWILKVKSNIDSGQFKPLMLAAAKALEADKSWHDEVNAVYASRRKVAEKIMDELGCTFDPTQSGLFLWGKINDPAVTSEALADRLLHEAKVFLTPGFIFGSNGERYIRISLCATEERMNEALDRIKKLNGK
- a CDS encoding prephenate dehydratase — its product is MKKITIQGVAGCYHDAAAHLYFSEDDIQTIECETFPAMFETLATDASLLGIVAIENTIAGSLLQNHELLRQSNLRIIGELKLRISHVLAALPGQSIDDLSEVNSHPMALMQCEQFLRRHPNLKIVERLDTAGSAKEIATDNLEGHAAVCGEYAASLYGLNILEKGIETNKRNFTRFLIIADPLLASEIGPAERDIDKASIVFTLPHTHGALSKVLTILSFYDINLSKIQSTPIVGREWEYRFYVDVTFDSLVRYHQAIEAVRPLIKDLKILGEYAEAKITHA
- a CDS encoding ImmA/IrrE family metallo-endopeptidase, which encodes MKAALLNLVENQVSRFRQMAGLSDAEAVNLKSLLLKLNVLTVYRPLSDNFSGMSLKSGDRRFMLINSNQPKCRQHFTIAHELYHLYVDPNPMPHNCSADGKKSDAEQCADAFALMFLMPADGVRQMIPDNELMSGHVSLASVLRIEHYFSVSHSAALNRLFDLRLIDRNERDLYLQYPVKKTAREYGYDTTLYEPGNENLVIGNFGEMARRLFDEEKISEGHYIELLHKIGINDSED
- a CDS encoding helix-turn-helix domain-containing protein, producing the protein MDKIIARNIKKLRETARYTQDEIAQALGVTRSAYSNYESGDREVPYDVIEKASDFFGCDMAVLFEENENVDAMILASAFRLDGMTADDAAEIMRFKDIVKSYLKMEAIEAR
- a CDS encoding phage terminase large subunit, with translation MARLERPRGLKITFKPSARQYELWNALQPNHCDKCGGKLAMRPNGFDSKGHQVYRATCVQCGNTDIPEQVLGGGSAGGGKSYIGCCWLVCSCIQFPGIRMVVARKVRKTLLETTWKTLNDVLNSWGLKKDIHYHVNNVTYVITFWNGSEIIAMDLTPSPQDPDFNSLGSLEITGGFIDEVSEVSEKAVEVLASRIRYKIAETFIVGKLFMSTNPCLTWVRSTFVMTDDGDPVELQSGYRYIPFSLFDNPNEQFRAIYYNKLSKLRNKADRDRLLYGNWLFTTSNKMAAYWNFDGDTHLVHNLREQSYNPMKPLILSFDFNVNPYMSCLPIQIDYDNKIVCVFPEYVGYPKDKRNNTPSFTRWIASQLVADGHIGGVLLTGDPAGLSRSTQTEEGVNNFTIANKNMTNAVLKPKIQLLSKQPAMITRLEFINELLQNFKGWKVYIDARCHKLIEDFVYQKKNPDGTKEKKKVLNDNGERVERWGTSQTVLIMR